One stretch of Tepidibacter hydrothermalis DNA includes these proteins:
- a CDS encoding STM4011 family radical SAM protein, with product MKYTIFYRNYMKYCNYKCGYCPFSKYSLDEIKIHRDKRYFQKFIDYIENSNDEFNIFIAPRGELLNFDYYKYGIEKLSKLKNIGEIVVQTNLSSDLNWINNVNKEKLILWTTYHPSEVSLDKFYCKVNKLSKLGIRFTVGAVGIKENLSILADLKEKIDKISGYKPYIWINAYKDETNYYSKEDVEFIKKIDPLFEFNLKNYKCKNSLCKTGENVFWVQGNGTIHRCYKNKVKLGNLYKDKLEDIKKEQVCQSNICTCYIGYTNIKNLNLDDIYKTSILGRIP from the coding sequence ATGAAATACACTATTTTTTACAGAAACTATATGAAGTATTGCAATTATAAATGTGGATATTGTCCTTTTTCAAAGTATTCTTTGGATGAAATAAAGATACATAGAGATAAGAGATATTTTCAAAAGTTTATTGATTATATTGAAAACAGTAATGATGAATTCAATATATTTATTGCTCCTAGAGGAGAACTTTTAAATTTTGATTATTATAAATATGGTATAGAAAAATTAAGTAAATTAAAGAATATAGGAGAAATCGTTGTTCAAACAAATTTAAGTTCGGATTTGAATTGGATAAATAATGTTAATAAAGAAAAGTTGATTTTATGGACAACATATCATCCAAGTGAAGTAAGTTTAGATAAATTTTATTGTAAGGTTAATAAACTTAGTAAATTAGGTATTAGGTTTACTGTTGGGGCTGTAGGAATAAAAGAGAATTTAAGTATACTAGCAGATTTAAAAGAAAAGATTGATAAAATATCAGGATATAAGCCGTATATATGGATAAATGCATATAAAGATGAAACAAACTACTATTCTAAAGAAGATGTAGAATTTATAAAAAAAATTGATCCGTTATTTGAATTTAATCTTAAAAATTATAAATGTAAAAACTCATTATGCAAAACAGGAGAAAATGTATTTTGGGTTCAAGGAAATGGAACTATACATAGATGCTATAAGAATAAAGTTAAATTAGGGAATTTATATAAGGATAAATTAGAAGATATAAAAAAAGAACAAGTATGTCAAAGTAATATATGTACATGTTATATAGGATACACTAACATTAAGAATTTAAATTTAGATGATATATATAAGACTAGCATATTAGGTAGAATACCTTAA
- a CDS encoding tautomerase family protein has product MPVINVTLSPIPEEQKKELISRLVEVSMDITGTPEHGNAVIITELPLNALGVGKKTAAEVFGNK; this is encoded by the coding sequence ATGCCTGTTATAAACGTAACGTTAAGCCCAATCCCAGAAGAGCAAAAGAAAGAACTTATTAGTCGACTTGTCGAAGTGTCTATGGATATTACTGGAACACCTGAGCATGGCAACGCAGTAATAATAACCGAGTTACCATTGAATGCTCTAGGGGTAGGTAAGAAAACTGCAGCAGAAGTGTTTGGTAACAAGTAA
- a CDS encoding NADH:flavin oxidoreductase — translation MKSLYEKTLLGGIEVRNRFVRSATHEGLSPDGVVTSDIINLYKELALQEVGLIITSGLEVTEEKVFSNSMRINEGICIEPLRQITDSVHEAGGKIVAQLLHGGTFIFAKPDYQPQGPSPIQDRFSQITAKEMTKEDINNIVARFADASYRAKQAQFDGVQIQASFGFLLNKFISPYYNKRQDEYGGTIENRSRFIVQIRKAIAARCGIDFPVFIKLSIDDLMKDDVVGLDYKEGKEITKHLAASGYNAIEMTVGNFGEIPLTSQFNGGEPYFKDQFIELANEVDIPLIAVGGIRTENAADELLNSNSIEAISFSRPFIADMDLVGRFKNGKPSRCTTCFQCNGPNGIRCIKNA, via the coding sequence ATGAAATCATTATATGAAAAGACCTTGTTAGGTGGCATTGAGGTTAGAAATCGCTTTGTACGATCAGCAACACACGAAGGCTTATCTCCTGATGGAGTTGTTACATCAGACATAATTAATCTTTACAAGGAACTGGCTCTACAAGAGGTTGGACTTATTATTACGAGTGGTCTTGAAGTAACTGAAGAAAAAGTGTTTTCAAACTCAATGAGAATCAATGAAGGTATCTGCATTGAACCTCTAAGACAGATTACCGATTCAGTTCATGAAGCAGGTGGCAAAATTGTTGCACAATTGCTACACGGCGGAACGTTTATATTTGCTAAGCCAGACTACCAGCCTCAAGGACCTTCACCTATACAGGATAGATTTTCGCAAATTACAGCCAAAGAAATGACAAAAGAAGATATTAATAATATTGTTGCACGATTTGCTGATGCTTCGTATAGAGCTAAACAGGCTCAATTCGACGGTGTTCAGATTCAAGCATCATTCGGTTTCCTTCTCAACAAGTTTATTTCTCCATATTACAATAAACGCCAAGATGAATACGGTGGAACTATTGAAAATAGATCAAGATTCATCGTGCAAATCAGAAAAGCAATAGCAGCTAGATGTGGAATCGACTTCCCTGTGTTTATTAAATTGTCTATTGATGATCTTATGAAAGATGATGTAGTAGGACTTGATTATAAAGAAGGAAAAGAAATTACAAAGCATCTAGCTGCATCAGGATATAATGCAATAGAAATGACGGTTGGCAATTTTGGTGAGATTCCACTGACATCACAGTTTAATGGTGGAGAACCGTACTTCAAAGATCAGTTTATTGAGCTAGCGAATGAAGTTGATATTCCACTAATTGCAGTTGGAGGAATTCGCACGGAAAATGCAGCTGATGAACTTCTTAACTCTAATAGTATTGAAGCGATATCATTCAGTCGACCTTTTATTGCTGATATGGATTTGGTTGGAAGATTTAAGAACGGCAAACCATCAAGATGTACAACTTGCTTCCAATGTAATGGTCCAAATGGTATCAGATGCATCAAGAATGCTTAA
- the yidA gene encoding sugar-phosphatase — MYKLIGLDMDGTLLNKEKKVSKANYEAIQQAKKQGKKVVIATGRPLVGVKKFLEELDLISDEDYVVAFNGALVQTTRSGKVISKTILSLDHYKELYELSKELGVNIHALTESSVITPKNNKYTDLEGSLNGIEVYELPVESVDKDETIVKVMMIDEPELIDEIIPKIPQNIKDKYTIVKSAPFFLEFLHKAVNKGAGINAVANEIGINSDKVICVGDAENDLAMIEYAGLGVAMENGFDQVKEIADYITLSNEEDGVAHVINKFMIEKVEAV; from the coding sequence ATGTATAAATTAATTGGATTAGATATGGATGGTACCTTACTAAATAAAGAAAAAAAGGTATCAAAGGCTAATTATGAAGCTATTCAACAGGCAAAGAAGCAGGGAAAAAAGGTTGTTATTGCAACTGGAAGACCACTTGTTGGAGTAAAGAAATTTCTTGAAGAGTTAGACCTTATTTCTGATGAGGATTATGTTGTAGCATTTAATGGAGCTTTAGTTCAAACTACTAGAAGTGGAAAGGTTATCTCTAAGACAATTTTAAGCTTAGATCATTACAAAGAACTTTATGAACTGAGTAAAGAACTTGGTGTTAATATACATGCATTAACAGAATCTAGTGTAATTACACCAAAGAACAATAAGTATACAGATTTAGAGGGTAGTCTGAATGGGATAGAGGTTTATGAATTACCAGTTGAGTCTGTTGATAAAGATGAAACTATAGTTAAGGTTATGATGATTGATGAACCTGAATTAATAGATGAGATTATTCCTAAAATACCTCAAAATATTAAAGATAAATATACTATTGTAAAGAGTGCTCCTTTCTTTTTAGAGTTTTTACACAAAGCTGTAAATAAAGGAGCAGGAATTAATGCAGTTGCAAATGAGATTGGCATTAATTCAGATAAAGTAATTTGTGTTGGAGATGCCGAAAATGATCTTGCAATGATTGAATATGCAGGACTTGGAGTGGCCATGGAAAACGGATTTGATCAAGTTAAAGAAATTGCAGATTATATAACTTTATCAAATGAAGAAGATGGTGTTGCACACGTTATAAACAAGTTTATGATAGAAAAAGTAGAAGCAGTATAA
- a CDS encoding pyridoxamine 5'-phosphate oxidase family protein, which translates to MEKVMNFLKENPVFYFATIEGDKPKVRPFGFSMEFDGKLYFGIGKHKQSFQQILLNPNIEICTCNQNGSWIRISGKVVVDDRVEALDAAFTEMPKLKQMYNEETKMVLGLLYIEDAVAEIADMAGNFEKFII; encoded by the coding sequence ATGGAAAAAGTAATGAATTTTTTGAAGGAAAATCCAGTATTCTATTTTGCAACTATCGAAGGAGATAAGCCAAAGGTAAGACCTTTTGGATTTTCTATGGAATTTGATGGAAAACTATACTTTGGAATTGGTAAACATAAACAGTCCTTTCAGCAGATTTTGCTAAATCCTAATATTGAAATTTGTACTTGTAATCAGAATGGATCATGGATTCGTATTAGTGGAAAAGTTGTCGTTGATGATAGGGTTGAAGCATTAGATGCAGCATTTACTGAAATGCCAAAATTAAAGCAGATGTATAATGAGGAGACTAAAATGGTATTAGGATTACTTTATATTGAAGATGCCGTGGCTGAAATTGCAGACATGGCAGGTAATTTCGAAAAATTTATTATTTAA
- a CDS encoding STM4014 family protein, with protein sequence MNKQFLLIGDPKGKRLDVFINCLKNIDIHNYKIIKWNDVLEDISIIDNNLKENTILKVEPPEKDLEIYRGFLKKGINKGNLSKKEIEKIDFSEYPIVEPSQWYYGIQSTFMDIENLLKRNNHRNIFSMVDFNEALIMMDKEKTYELLSKNKNNFELPKRLKKYTSYEEFREDNFNKFLKCFIKLKYGSGSTGIIAYVNNPKIKEEKIYTSLNYKEVKGKKVFFGNYKVNCFKDKKVIKNMIDWVLENGAHIEMWIPKSTYNGYGFDTRAFVIDKKADYLISRLSKTPITNLHLKNKRMESEEFLKASELEVIKKASEGVMDIFNNSLYSGIDVVTSTGFKPYIIDVNPFGDLFHNLIDTKRNVYYKEIKTAIERIDNIK encoded by the coding sequence ATGAATAAACAATTTTTATTAATAGGAGATCCTAAAGGGAAAAGATTAGATGTATTCATAAACTGTTTAAAGAATATTGATATACATAATTATAAGATTATTAAATGGAATGATGTTTTAGAAGATATAAGTATTATAGATAATAATTTAAAAGAAAATACTATATTGAAAGTAGAACCACCAGAGAAGGACCTAGAAATTTACAGAGGTTTTTTGAAAAAGGGAATAAATAAAGGTAATTTAAGTAAGAAAGAAATTGAAAAAATAGATTTTAGCGAATATCCAATAGTTGAACCAAGTCAATGGTATTATGGTATTCAAAGTACATTTATGGATATTGAAAATTTGTTAAAAAGAAATAACCATAGAAATATTTTTTCTATGGTTGATTTTAATGAAGCATTAATAATGATGGATAAAGAGAAAACATATGAACTTTTAAGTAAAAATAAAAATAATTTTGAATTACCTAAAAGGTTAAAAAAGTATACAAGTTATGAAGAGTTTAGAGAAGATAATTTTAATAAATTTTTAAAATGCTTTATAAAGTTAAAATACGGATCTGGTAGTACAGGTATAATTGCATATGTTAACAATCCAAAAATAAAAGAAGAAAAGATATACACATCCCTTAATTATAAAGAAGTTAAAGGTAAAAAAGTATTCTTTGGAAATTATAAAGTAAACTGCTTTAAAGATAAAAAGGTTATAAAAAATATGATTGATTGGGTTCTAGAAAATGGTGCTCATATTGAAATGTGGATACCAAAATCAACCTATAATGGATATGGTTTTGATACAAGAGCTTTTGTTATTGATAAGAAAGCTGATTACTTAATTTCAAGATTAAGCAAAACTCCAATAACAAATTTACATCTTAAAAATAAGAGAATGGAAAGTGAAGAGTTTCTTAAAGCTTCAGAATTAGAAGTTATAAAGAAAGCATCTGAAGGTGTAATGGATATTTTTAATAACTCTTTATATTCAGGAATAGATGTTGTAACCTCTACAGGATTTAAACCTTATATAATAGATGTAAATCCATTTGGAGATTTATTTCATAATTTAATTGATACTAAAAGAAATGTTTATTATAAAGAGATAAAAACTGCTATTGAAAGGATAGATAATATAAAATGA
- a CDS encoding STM4015 family protein, protein MKKDEIKFYLTWEDEDEDEITVVTKIQDYLNEYGKYENEKLIIGMWSEAYECSPDHIVEFLVENAEQFPNLKEIYFGDMEGEECEVSWINNTDLAPLINTFKVEKFTAKGGLGLRFDNIKSESLKSLSIISGGTDKETLNDLINAQLPNLERIEIYLGVCDYGFNAEVEDIIPFTKRENFPKLKYLGLKNSEIQDEICEKVFEGDILKDLRVLDLSLGTLGDKGAKVILDNIEKLSHLECFDLTYNYISENLLNQIGSKLKEYNVKFLSSQEDVDIDEDDEWRYPYITE, encoded by the coding sequence ATGAAGAAAGACGAAATTAAATTTTATTTAACTTGGGAAGACGAAGATGAAGATGAAATAACAGTAGTAACAAAGATACAAGACTATTTAAATGAGTATGGAAAATATGAAAATGAAAAATTAATAATTGGTATGTGGAGTGAAGCTTATGAGTGTTCACCAGATCATATAGTTGAGTTTTTGGTAGAAAATGCAGAACAATTTCCTAATCTAAAAGAAATATATTTTGGAGATATGGAAGGAGAAGAATGTGAAGTTTCATGGATAAATAATACTGACTTAGCACCATTGATAAACACTTTTAAAGTTGAAAAATTCACTGCAAAAGGTGGGCTAGGTCTTAGATTTGATAATATTAAAAGTGAAAGTTTAAAAAGCTTGTCAATAATTTCAGGAGGAACTGATAAAGAAACTCTGAATGATTTGATAAATGCACAACTTCCTAATTTAGAAAGAATAGAGATATATTTAGGGGTTTGTGATTATGGATTTAATGCAGAGGTAGAAGACATAATTCCATTTACAAAAAGAGAAAATTTTCCTAAATTAAAATATTTAGGTCTAAAAAATAGCGAAATTCAAGATGAAATATGTGAAAAAGTTTTTGAAGGAGATATACTAAAAGATCTTAGAGTTTTAGATTTATCATTGGGAACATTAGGAGATAAAGGAGCAAAAGTAATACTTGATAATATAGAGAAGTTATCACATTTAGAGTGTTTTGACTTAACATATAATTATATTTCAGAAAATCTATTAAATCAAATAGGAAGTAAATTAAAAGAATACAATGTAAAGTTCTTATCAAGTCAAGAAGATGTTGATATAGATGAAGATGATGAGTGGAGATATCCATATATTACGGAGTAG
- a CDS encoding PHP domain-containing protein, which translates to MKIIEDFHTHTKFSHGIGSIEDNVQVALRKGLKTIAITDHGPCYKGYGINIGDFLQIKEEIKYLQEKYEGRINILLGIEANIIDSSGNIDIDYSVLKDIDILLVGFHFDIVYGNYLKEIRSNMRRNTTLKSKIDKELYLEIKEVNTNSMIESIKKYDIDIITHIGDKFPVDVMSVGEVAKDRNTFIEINNFHRFPTGKQIKELAEIKELKFAIGSDAHRPIDVGNFKIAIRKLRESLINEDRILNKII; encoded by the coding sequence ATGAAGATAATAGAGGATTTTCATACTCATACAAAATTTAGCCATGGCATTGGATCTATAGAGGATAATGTTCAAGTTGCATTAAGAAAAGGATTAAAGACAATAGCAATAACCGATCATGGCCCATGCTATAAAGGTTATGGAATTAATATAGGAGACTTTTTACAAATTAAAGAAGAAATAAAATATTTGCAAGAAAAATATGAAGGTAGAATAAATATTTTACTTGGAATAGAAGCTAATATTATAGATTCCAGTGGTAATATAGATATTGATTATTCTGTTTTAAAGGATATTGATATTTTGTTAGTGGGATTTCACTTTGATATAGTCTATGGAAATTATTTAAAAGAAATAAGAAGTAATATGAGAAGAAATACAACATTAAAGTCTAAAATAGATAAAGAACTATATTTAGAAATAAAAGAAGTAAACACAAATTCAATGATAGAATCTATTAAAAAGTATGATATAGATATAATAACTCATATTGGAGATAAATTCCCAGTAGACGTTATGAGTGTTGGAGAAGTAGCGAAGGATAGAAATACATTTATAGAGATAAATAATTTTCATAGATTTCCAACAGGAAAACAGATTAAAGAATTAGCTGAAATTAAAGAATTAAAATTTGCAATAGGAAGTGATGCGCATAGACCAATAGATGTGGGGAATTTCAAGATTGCTATAAGAAAGTTAAGAGAGTCTTTAATCAATGAAGATAGGATTTTAAATAAGATAATATAA
- a CDS encoding winged helix-turn-helix transcriptional regulator: MNKDLLEIKCNVGVANVVMQGKWKFAIIHFLSQKTMRFGELHRALPNIRQGYLTQKLRELEKDGLVHREVYKEVPPKVEYSLTDIGREFLPVTQAMEKWGKKYNELLRQTFEEDGSE, from the coding sequence TTGAATAAAGACTTGCTAGAGATTAAATGCAATGTTGGTGTAGCAAATGTTGTCATGCAAGGTAAGTGGAAATTTGCAATAATTCATTTCTTATCACAAAAAACAATGAGATTTGGAGAACTTCACAGAGCATTACCAAATATTCGACAAGGGTATTTAACTCAGAAGTTAAGAGAGCTCGAGAAGGATGGTCTAGTGCATAGAGAGGTGTACAAGGAGGTTCCTCCAAAAGTGGAATATTCTCTTACTGATATTGGTCGTGAGTTTCTACCTGTTACCCAAGCAATGGAGAAGTGGGGTAAAAAATACAACGAGCTTTTACGCCAAACATTTGAAGAAGATGGTTCTGAATAG
- a CDS encoding pyridoxamine 5'-phosphate oxidase family protein codes for MSKVVEYLNNNKVGQFATIKDGQVVMRPFHFLCEKDGKFIFGTANDKEVYKELKENPTAAFAVMGHNMQWVRLRGKVQFSDNQELKNEMFEIEPLLSTVYKTPDNPRFELFCIYDGVASLHGGMGNVVEEIKF; via the coding sequence ATGAGTAAAGTAGTAGAGTATTTAAACAATAACAAAGTAGGTCAATTTGCAACAATTAAAGATGGTCAGGTCGTTATGAGACCATTCCATTTTCTATGTGAAAAGGACGGTAAATTCATATTTGGTACGGCCAACGACAAAGAAGTGTACAAAGAATTAAAAGAAAATCCTACAGCGGCTTTCGCTGTTATGGGACATAACATGCAGTGGGTAAGACTGAGAGGTAAAGTACAGTTTTCTGACAACCAAGAGCTTAAAAATGAGATGTTTGAAATTGAGCCTTTACTATCTACAGTTTACAAAACACCCGACAATCCAAGGTTTGAACTGTTCTGTATTTACGATGGAGTAGCATCACTTCACGGCGGAATGGGAAATGTGGTAGAGGAAATTAAATTCTAA
- a CDS encoding tetratricopeptide repeat protein → MVLRRVILYPIIFIVTIIVSRSLEQMISNKVLSGIITLILVLGGYIYLCKKRKAKRFSLILDQCDPYKFLEATEKQRKITGKSKKYNVYFDMNKALGLSALGRFEETKEILENIDKSKLSRKDGTEIVYIISLISCYYDLGEIEKAEKLFESKMPILSPLTEKMRESVEFLLADRLFYLGRYEESKKIYEKKISDDNISKCIELEILYKLAQIDEKNGDLESAKSKYIKVSNEGNKLYIAEQSSFYLNR, encoded by the coding sequence ATGGTATTGAGAAGAGTTATATTATATCCAATTATATTTATAGTTACAATAATAGTAAGTAGATCTTTAGAACAAATGATTTCAAATAAAGTTTTATCTGGAATAATAACTTTGATCTTAGTTTTAGGAGGATACATTTACCTATGCAAAAAAAGAAAAGCTAAAAGGTTTTCTTTAATTCTTGATCAATGTGATCCATATAAGTTTTTAGAAGCTACTGAAAAACAAAGAAAGATAACTGGAAAGAGTAAAAAATATAATGTATATTTTGATATGAATAAGGCATTGGGATTATCTGCACTAGGCAGATTTGAAGAAACTAAAGAAATTCTGGAAAACATAGATAAATCTAAATTGTCTAGAAAGGATGGAACAGAGATTGTTTATATTATAAGTTTAATATCTTGTTACTATGATTTGGGAGAAATTGAGAAGGCTGAAAAGCTATTTGAATCTAAGATGCCTATACTATCTCCGTTAACTGAAAAAATGAGGGAAAGTGTTGAATTTTTGCTTGCTGATAGATTATTTTATCTTGGAAGATATGAAGAGAGTAAAAAGATATATGAGAAAAAAATTTCTGATGATAATATAAGCAAGTGCATTGAGCTTGAAATATTATATAAATTGGCTCAGATCGATGAAAAAAATGGAGACTTGGAATCTGCAAAGAGTAAATATATAAAGGTATCAAATGAGGGAAATAAACTTTATATAGCGGAACAATCAAGTTTTTACTTAAATAGATAA
- a CDS encoding STM4012 family radical SAM protein, whose translation MKKYFNDNPYTDYIYSYPHKKSYRELEEKINLKELWSKRKTNNLTLYIHIPFCINKCGYCNLLSTTCFSDEKLEGYVEKLVEELKGVKRFLNIKEDESVFSSVIFGGGTPTILKANLMEYLLSFIEKNLNIDFEKTFFSIETSPRTFTKKHMDVLKRFHINRISMGIQSFKENELKKIYRFESIESIEESIDIIFNEDVEIKNLDLIYGIPSQTIDTWKESLLKVIEFNPEEIFIYPLYVREKTKLYNEYSRDFDKMIEMYDIGREILISRGYVQTSMRNFIREDMKDKLYPSYGCQENEMIGIGCGARSYISNVHYSRKYAVDQKNINKIIDNYLKEDNFDYIKYGYILSEEEEKRKYILKSILKVTGLDINMYFKRFKEISVEEFKDLSVLIKEGFLIEEKGRILPSEKGLKYSDIMGTLFISDEVKDRVKEFIE comes from the coding sequence ATGAAGAAATATTTTAATGATAATCCATATACAGATTATATATATTCTTATCCTCATAAAAAATCTTATAGAGAATTAGAAGAAAAAATAAATTTAAAAGAACTTTGGAGTAAAAGAAAAACAAATAATTTAACATTATATATTCATATTCCATTTTGCATTAATAAGTGCGGATATTGTAATTTACTTTCAACAACATGTTTTTCAGATGAAAAATTAGAGGGTTATGTTGAAAAGCTAGTTGAAGAGCTTAAAGGTGTAAAGAGATTTTTAAATATAAAAGAAGATGAATCTGTATTTTCAAGTGTTATATTTGGGGGTGGAACTCCAACAATTTTAAAAGCTAATTTAATGGAATATTTATTAAGTTTTATAGAAAAAAACTTAAATATTGATTTTGAAAAAACGTTTTTTTCAATAGAGACTTCACCAAGGACATTTACAAAAAAACATATGGATGTTCTTAAAAGGTTTCATATTAATAGAATAAGTATGGGAATACAAAGCTTTAAAGAAAATGAACTTAAAAAAATATATAGATTTGAATCAATTGAAAGTATAGAGGAGTCAATAGATATAATTTTTAATGAAGATGTAGAAATAAAAAATTTAGATTTAATTTATGGAATTCCTTCTCAAACTATAGATACATGGAAAGAATCATTGCTAAAAGTTATTGAATTTAATCCAGAGGAAATTTTCATATATCCTTTATACGTTAGGGAAAAAACAAAGCTATATAATGAATATAGTAGGGATTTTGATAAAATGATTGAAATGTATGATATAGGTAGAGAAATATTAATTAGTAGAGGATATGTGCAAACATCAATGAGAAACTTCATTAGAGAAGATATGAAAGATAAGCTATATCCATCATACGGCTGCCAAGAAAATGAGATGATTGGAATCGGATGCGGTGCAAGGTCATACATATCAAATGTACATTATTCAAGAAAATATGCTGTTGATCAAAAGAATATCAATAAAATAATAGATAATTATTTGAAAGAAGATAATTTTGATTATATAAAATATGGATATATATTATCTGAAGAAGAAGAAAAAAGAAAATACATTTTAAAATCAATATTAAAAGTTACTGGATTAGATATTAATATGTATTTTAAGAGATTTAAAGAAATTTCTGTTGAAGAATTTAAGGATTTAAGTGTTCTAATAAAAGAAGGATTTTTAATAGAAGAAAAAGGTAGGATATTGCCAAGTGAAAAAGGACTTAAATATTCAGATATTATGGGAACTTTGTTTATTTCGGATGAAGTTAAAGATAGAGTAAAGGAATTTATAGAGTAA
- a CDS encoding STM4013/SEN3800 family hydrolase, which translates to MINMNEVVGKDDILFLTLDTLRYDVAQAEYLAGNLPNLCKDSGWEKRHTPGNFTYSAHHSFFGGFLPSPVEYVPIHERELLFFMKNKGLKALKNDNAFLFETSNFVEGLASEGYKTICIGGVIFFSKMNELCSVLPNMFQESYWKPRFGVTNPKSPEYQVDLALKKLKELDKDERVFLFINISAIHGPNYFYLDKYKNKTDAYDSSKNILASKLDCVESQRAALRYVDKCLEPLFEYMRERNRTFCIALSDHGTCYGEDGYEGHNLAHEIVWNVPYKQFFL; encoded by the coding sequence ATGATTAATATGAATGAAGTAGTTGGAAAGGATGATATTCTTTTTCTTACACTAGATACTTTAAGATATGATGTAGCACAAGCAGAATATTTAGCAGGAAATTTACCAAACCTTTGTAAAGATAGTGGATGGGAAAAAAGACATACACCAGGTAATTTTACATATTCAGCTCATCACAGTTTTTTTGGAGGATTTTTACCTTCACCTGTTGAGTATGTTCCAATACATGAAAGAGAACTTTTATTCTTTATGAAAAATAAAGGGTTAAAGGCATTAAAAAACGATAATGCATTTTTATTTGAAACAAGTAACTTTGTAGAAGGTTTAGCTAGTGAAGGATACAAGACAATCTGCATTGGTGGAGTTATTTTCTTTAGCAAGATGAATGAATTATGTAGTGTACTTCCAAATATGTTTCAGGAAAGTTATTGGAAACCTAGATTTGGGGTAACTAATCCAAAATCACCAGAATATCAAGTAGATTTAGCTCTTAAAAAGTTAAAGGAATTAGATAAAGATGAAAGAGTATTTTTATTTATAAATATATCAGCTATTCATGGACCAAACTATTTTTACTTAGACAAATATAAGAATAAAACAGATGCATATGATTCAAGCAAAAATATTTTGGCATCAAAGCTTGATTGTGTTGAAAGTCAAAGAGCAGCGCTTAGATATGTTGATAAATGCTTAGAACCTTTATTTGAATATATGAGAGAAAGAAATAGAACCTTCTGTATAGCATTATCAGATCATGGAACTTGCTATGGAGAAGATGGATATGAAGGACATAATCTAGCTCATGAGATAGTATGGAATGTACCTTATAAACAGTTTTTCTTATAA
- a CDS encoding kinase to dihydroxyacetone kinase, with product MLEYRFDTQLLIEGENLSEDEINEYITKNIEGDCLLAVGGEELIKIHFHTNTPWKVLEYCTSLGDIHDIVIENMERQANGLQG from the coding sequence ATGCTTGAATACAGATTTGATACACAATTATTAATTGAGGGGGAAAATCTTTCAGAAGATGAAATCAACGAGTATATTACAAAAAACATTGAAGGCGATTGTTTACTTGCAGTTGGAGGTGAGGAACTGATAAAAATACATTTTCACACAAATACTCCATGGAAAGTTCTTGAATATTGTACTTCATTAGGTGATATTCATGATATTGTTATAGAAAATATGGAACGACAAGCCAATGGGCTTCAAGGTTAA
- a CDS encoding tautomerase family protein produces the protein MPIINIKTTPLTKEQKSEMIRRMTQVTSEVTGAPEEVHIVLIDELPYDAVGMGTKSVAEIREKK, from the coding sequence ATGCCAATAATCAATATAAAAACAACGCCTTTAACAAAGGAACAAAAAAGCGAGATGATACGTCGTATGACTCAAGTGACAAGTGAAGTCACTGGTGCACCAGAAGAAGTTCATATTGTTCTTATAGACGAACTTCCTTATGATGCGGTGGGGATGGGAACGAAGTCAGTTGCTGAAATAAGAGAAAAAAAGTAG